TGGTAAAACTGTTGAGTTTGGACCCTATGATACTAAGGAAGCCTTAGGTGAAGAAGTTAAAAAATACTGTGAAGAACAAGTGGCAAATGGCTCTTTAACATTAGAAGAGGCCAATGAGAATTTAAAAGAATTTGGTTTAGTAATAGAAGTTAATAAAGCTAAAACAGTATAACATACAGAGCAATCTGCAAAATTAAAGCCCTTCACCTGCAAAGTGAGGGGTTTAGACACTGTAATATTAGCTTTATAGGTTTTTAGTTGTAAACTATTGACATGTATTTTTGACAAGTGTAAAATGTTATTATAGTCACTTGTCTAAAAGGAGATTAAATAATGAGTAATTTAAAAAAACTGCCTAATACAGAATTCGAAATTATGAAGGTTGTATGGGCTAATGAACCCCCTATTACTACAAATATAGTTATGGAGCAATTGGGTCAAAAACGTAAGTGGAAAGCCCCTACAATTATTTCTCTAATGCTTAGGTTAGTAGAGAGAGGGTATTTAAGCACAGAAAAAAGAGGAAAAAACAGAGTATATTTTCCTGTGGTTTCCAAAGAAGAGTATCTTAACTTCGAAACTGGAAACTTTATGAAACTTTATCACGAAAACTCATTTCTTAGTTTTGTTAATACTTTTTATGATGGAAAACAACTTAGTGATTGCGATATAGAGGAACTAATGAAATGGGTGAAAGAGCAGCGAAACTGATATGCAGTACTTTATAAATTTATTAATAACTTGCTCTATATCTATGTCGGTGCTTATTCTTATTTACATTATTACAACTCCGTGGCTATCAAAAAAATATGATGCAAAGTGGATTTATTACGCTTGGCTGGTGATAATAGTAGGGCTTATCATACCCTTTCGAGTTAATTTTAATACCGCAATATTTACAATAGATCCCATACCTGTTGCAACTAAGGTACAGCAGGGTATAACTATCACACGTACAGTTGCTGAGCCTAATGCAAGTTTATATACTTATTCTGATATGTTATATCCAAAAACTACAACTATTAACTGGTCTGCTATAGTGGCATTTATTTGGATTGTTGGGGCACTACTATTTGTTACATCTAAAATATTTAAACACTACAAGTTTATTAAAATGGCAAACAGATGGAGTGAGCAGGTAAAAGATCCACAACTGCTTAGTTTATTACATAATATAAAGCAAGATATGGCAATATCTAAAAATATAGAAATTCAAATATGTTCTTGTATAACAAGTCCTATGATGATTGGCTTTGTTAAGCCTGTAATTTTACTTCCAGTAGCTAACTTTAGTTTAGATGAGTTACAGCTTATTTTAAGGCATGAGCTGGTACACTTTAAACGAAAGGATTTATGGTATAAGTGTCTTGTATTTATGGCAACTGCCATTCACTGGTTTAATCCTGTAGTTTATTTAATGGCAAAGGCAATTGCTGATCAATGTGAGATTTCTTGTGATGCAGAAGTAGTAAAAGGTAGCAATCTCCTTAATAGGCAGCAGTATAGTGAAACTATTATTGGGGTAATTAAAAATCAATCAAAAATGCAAACTGTTTTTGCCACAAATTTTTACGGTGGAATTAAAGGCATGAAAAAAAGAATATTCTCTATTATGGATATAACAAAGAAAAAATGTGGAGCTATTGTTTTGGTTATGATTTTAATAGGCACAATGGCAACAGGTAGTGTTTTTGCAGTCTCAGAAAAAGCAGTCAATACAGCAAATAAAAGTGTTCAGTTTGCTGAAAAAAATGGTTTAGCTACTGATTTATATAACACCGATGTATCACAAGTTATAATAAGTATAGATGATGGAGATACATTTATGTATAACCAAGACCCTAAAAGAGCTCGAACAATACCAAATATTGTATGGTGGACTTACGATGAATACAAAACATGGTTAAAGCAAGAAAAAATAAACCTACAGCAGATAATTGGTGAAAAAGGCTGGAATCCAACTGAGGGTTGGTATGTGTGGACTCAACAGCGTGTTGATAAAGCTCTACAGCGTTATGAAAAAACTTTACAGGATATTAAAGTGGGTATAAAAGTATCTAAAACCGTAAATGGCAAACAAAATATAGCTATGGTTTCTACTCCAATTAATAAAGCTAAAATTACAACAGCCCCAAGTTATATTATTACAGTGGTAGATGAAAAAGGAAATGAAAAAGTTTTTGGTCCTTGTGAATCAGAGCAAGATTTACTTGATACTGTTAAATCATACTATCACAGGCAAATAGCAGACGGTACTATAGCGCAATCGGAAGCCGATAAAATTATAAAAAAAATTACTAAGTAAATTTTATTGTACTGAACCTCAACTTAGTAAATTATTTATCTTAGTGCACATTTAACTTAGCTACTTACTTAGGTTAAAATAGAATAAATAATATTTAGGTAACCCTTCAATTTTTAGAAGGGTTTTTTTGTTATGGGTTTTTACACTCTTTTAAAATATAAATCACAATTAATAAAGGTGCTGCGGAGTAATAATTTATAGAGTGTACTTAATTAGTTATTTAAAAAATTTTCTTGTTATTGTGTAACTTTTGCTTTTTTATAAATTTCTTTAATGTTATTTTAATCAAATTCTAACTATAATAAAACTCTATTATGTTAAAATTCAAATAATGTTACTACCTATAATTTTTTATTTTATACAGTTGTTATTGTAATATTTATATTAATAGATAATTTTATATTAATGGTGATTTTAACTAAATAATATATTTAAAATGAGCTTGTAATAAATTACTAAGCTAATATTGGGGTGCGATAAGAATGGGCTTAAAAAATATTAAAACAGATAATTCGAAATTAACGGATCTTAAATCTTCATATATAA
This Clostridium sp. 'deep sea' DNA region includes the following protein-coding sequences:
- a CDS encoding M56 family metallopeptidase, producing MQYFINLLITCSISMSVLILIYIITTPWLSKKYDAKWIYYAWLVIIVGLIIPFRVNFNTAIFTIDPIPVATKVQQGITITRTVAEPNASLYTYSDMLYPKTTTINWSAIVAFIWIVGALLFVTSKIFKHYKFIKMANRWSEQVKDPQLLSLLHNIKQDMAISKNIEIQICSCITSPMMIGFVKPVILLPVANFSLDELQLILRHELVHFKRKDLWYKCLVFMATAIHWFNPVVYLMAKAIADQCEISCDAEVVKGSNLLNRQQYSETIIGVIKNQSKMQTVFATNFYGGIKGMKKRIFSIMDITKKKCGAIVLVMILIGTMATGSVFAVSEKAVNTANKSVQFAEKNGLATDLYNTDVSQVIISIDDGDTFMYNQDPKRARTIPNIVWWTYDEYKTWLKQEKINLQQIIGEKGWNPTEGWYVWTQQRVDKALQRYEKTLQDIKVGIKVSKTVNGKQNIAMVSTPINKAKITTAPSYIITVVDEKGNEKVFGPCESEQDLLDTVKSYYHRQIADGTIAQSEADKIIKKITK
- a CDS encoding BlaI/MecI/CopY family transcriptional regulator, whose translation is MSNLKKLPNTEFEIMKVVWANEPPITTNIVMEQLGQKRKWKAPTIISLMLRLVERGYLSTEKRGKNRVYFPVVSKEEYLNFETGNFMKLYHENSFLSFVNTFYDGKQLSDCDIEELMKWVKEQRN